In a genomic window of Pseudomonas oryzihabitans:
- a CDS encoding S41 family peptidase translates to MPHRFRPTALVLALLFGGVGVVQAQSPQSVPAAVTPVPSGTAADAPASAPLPLDELRTFAEVFDRIKAAYVEPVSDKVLLENAIKGMLSNLDPHSAYLEPKDFAELQETTSGEFGGLGLEVGQENGFIKVVSPIDDTPAAKARLQPGDLIVKIDGQPTKGQTINEAVDKMRGKPGSTITLTIVRNGGQPFDVKLARAVIKVNSVKSQLLESGYGLIRISQFQVNTGEETVKALNKLRQENKGKLKGLILDLRNNPGGVLQSAVEVADAFLNHGLIVYTKGRLPNSELRFTADAADPSDKVPLVVLINGGSASAAEIVAGALQDNKRAILMGTDSFGKGSVQTVLPLNNDRALKLTTALYYTPSGRSIQAQGITPDIAVAQAKVTPESGDDEYFKEADLAGHLSNGNGGADRPTGSKKPNQTPRPQDDDFQLSQALSLLKGLNVTHTP, encoded by the coding sequence ATGCCGCATCGCTTTCGTCCCACCGCCCTGGTCCTCGCCCTGTTGTTCGGTGGCGTTGGAGTCGTCCAGGCGCAATCGCCGCAGAGCGTGCCGGCAGCGGTGACCCCGGTCCCCTCGGGCACCGCCGCCGATGCCCCAGCCAGCGCTCCGCTGCCACTGGACGAGCTGCGCACCTTCGCCGAGGTGTTCGACCGCATCAAGGCCGCCTATGTGGAACCGGTCTCGGACAAGGTCCTGCTGGAGAACGCCATCAAGGGCATGCTCAGCAACCTGGACCCGCACTCCGCGTACCTCGAGCCCAAGGACTTCGCCGAACTGCAGGAAACCACCAGCGGTGAATTCGGCGGCCTGGGCCTGGAAGTCGGCCAGGAGAACGGCTTCATCAAGGTGGTCTCGCCCATCGACGATACCCCAGCGGCCAAGGCCCGCCTGCAACCGGGCGATCTGATCGTCAAGATCGATGGCCAGCCGACCAAGGGCCAGACCATCAACGAAGCCGTCGACAAGATGCGCGGCAAGCCGGGCAGCACCATTACCCTGACCATCGTGCGCAACGGCGGCCAGCCGTTCGACGTGAAGCTCGCGCGGGCGGTGATCAAGGTCAACAGCGTCAAGAGCCAGCTGCTGGAGTCGGGCTATGGCCTGATCCGCATCTCGCAATTCCAGGTCAACACCGGTGAAGAGACGGTCAAGGCACTGAACAAGCTGCGGCAGGAGAACAAGGGCAAGCTCAAGGGCCTGATCCTCGACCTGAGGAACAACCCGGGCGGCGTGCTGCAATCCGCGGTGGAAGTGGCCGACGCCTTCCTCAACCACGGCCTGATCGTCTACACCAAGGGCCGGCTGCCCAATTCCGAACTGCGCTTCACCGCCGACGCCGCCGACCCGAGCGACAAGGTACCGCTGGTGGTCTTGATCAACGGCGGCAGCGCCTCGGCCGCCGAGATCGTCGCCGGCGCCCTGCAGGACAACAAGCGTGCCATCCTCATGGGCACCGACAGCTTCGGCAAGGGCTCGGTGCAGACCGTGCTGCCGCTGAACAACGACCGGGCGCTCAAGCTCACCACGGCGCTCTACTACACCCCCAGCGGTCGTTCGATCCAGGCCCAGGGCATCACCCCGGACATCGCTGTCGCCCAGGCCAAGGTCACTCCCGAGAGCGGCGACGACGAGTACTTCAAGGAAGCCGATCTCGCCGGCCACCTGAGCAATGGCAACGGCGGCGCCGACCGTCCCACCGGCAGCAAGAAGCCCAACCAGACCCCGCGACCGCAGGATGATGACTTCCAGCTCTCCCAGGCCCTGTCGCTGCTCAAGGGGCTGAACGTCACCCATACGCCGTGA
- the secB gene encoding protein-export chaperone SecB yields MTDQINGAQEDGAQFSLQRIYIRDLSFEAPKSPEIFRQEWQPNVNLDLATRQKTLGDDFHEVVLTLTVTVKNKEETAFIAEVQQGGIFLIKGLDAASMAHALGAFCPNILFPYAREALDNMVVRGSFPALMLQPVNFDALYAQELARMQTAGEA; encoded by the coding sequence ATGACCGATCAAATCAATGGCGCCCAGGAAGACGGCGCTCAGTTCTCCCTTCAGCGCATCTACATCCGCGACCTGTCCTTCGAAGCCCCCAAGAGCCCCGAGATCTTCCGCCAGGAGTGGCAGCCCAACGTCAACCTGGACCTGGCGACCCGCCAGAAGACCCTGGGCGACGACTTCCACGAAGTGGTGCTGACCCTGACCGTGACCGTCAAGAACAAGGAAGAGACCGCCTTCATCGCCGAAGTGCAGCAGGGTGGCATCTTCCTGATCAAGGGTCTGGACGCCGCTTCCATGGCACACGCCCTGGGCGCCTTCTGCCCCAACATCCTGTTCCCCTACGCCCGCGAGGCGCTGGACAACATGGTGGTGCGTGGCTCCTTCCCGGCGCTGATGCTGCAGCCGGTGAACTTCGACGCCCTGTACGCCCAGGAACTGGCGCGCATGCAAACCGCTGGCGAAGCCTGA
- a CDS encoding murein hydrolase activator EnvC family protein, with protein MRRLLVSLLLASVLAPALADDRADTQRQIEQTRQEIQEMQKVLKQVQAEKSGVQKQLQSTETQLGDLEKQVDSLQKQLENGEKKLQELDGRKKKLDQSRAEQQQLIAVQIRAAYQSGRQEYLKLLLNQEHPEKVSRTLTYYNYLNRTRLDQLATFNDTLRELREVEQGIQQEQSELVARREDLEKRQAELVEVRKERQTALAKINEDYRDKSREIQAREQDQAALNKVLKTIEETLARQAREAEEARQRQLAEARAREARDAARRQAESDTKAPRTSNAPDMAVSSAAPAYGGAFANARGKLPWPVDGRLVARFGSPRGDDPRAKWDGVLIAASAGTRVKAIHDGRVVFADWLRGAGQLVIIDHGNGYLSLYGHNQSLLKSAGDVVKAGDAIATVGASGGQEASALYFAIRQQGRPTDPVIWCRAQG; from the coding sequence ATGCGCCGTCTTCTCGTCTCTCTTCTGCTCGCCAGCGTTCTCGCTCCTGCCCTGGCCGATGACCGCGCCGATACCCAGCGGCAGATCGAGCAGACCCGCCAGGAAATCCAGGAGATGCAGAAGGTGCTCAAGCAGGTGCAGGCCGAGAAATCCGGCGTGCAGAAGCAGTTGCAGAGCACCGAGACCCAACTGGGCGATTTGGAAAAGCAGGTCGACTCGCTGCAGAAGCAGCTGGAGAACGGCGAAAAAAAGCTTCAAGAGCTGGACGGTCGCAAGAAAAAGCTCGACCAGTCCCGCGCTGAACAACAGCAGCTGATCGCCGTGCAGATTCGCGCCGCCTACCAGAGCGGTCGCCAGGAATACCTCAAGTTGCTGCTGAATCAGGAGCATCCGGAAAAGGTCAGCCGCACCCTCACCTACTACAACTACCTGAATCGCACCCGGCTGGATCAACTCGCCACCTTCAACGACACCCTGCGCGAGCTGCGTGAGGTGGAACAAGGCATCCAGCAGGAACAGAGCGAACTGGTCGCCCGCCGCGAGGACCTGGAGAAGCGCCAGGCGGAGCTGGTCGAGGTACGCAAGGAACGTCAGACGGCGTTGGCCAAGATCAACGAGGATTACCGCGACAAGAGCCGTGAGATCCAGGCCCGCGAGCAGGATCAGGCCGCCCTGAACAAGGTGCTCAAGACCATCGAGGAAACTCTCGCCCGCCAGGCGCGCGAGGCCGAGGAAGCGCGGCAACGGCAACTGGCCGAGGCCCGCGCGCGTGAAGCTCGCGATGCGGCGCGGCGCCAGGCGGAAAGCGATACGAAAGCCCCGCGTACCTCGAACGCCCCGGACATGGCGGTGTCTAGTGCAGCACCTGCGTATGGCGGCGCCTTCGCCAATGCCCGCGGCAAGCTGCCCTGGCCGGTCGACGGCCGCCTGGTGGCGCGCTTCGGCAGCCCGCGCGGCGACGATCCCCGGGCGAAATGGGACGGGGTGCTGATCGCCGCCAGCGCGGGTACTCGGGTCAAGGCGATACACGACGGTCGGGTGGTCTTCGCCGACTGGCTAAGAGGCGCCGGCCAACTGGTAATCATCGATCACGGGAATGGCTATCTCAGCCTGTACGGACATAATCAGAGCCTGCTGAAGTCTGCAGGTGATGTGGTCAAGGCCGGGGATGCCATCGCGACCGTCGGCGCCAGCGGCGGTCAGGAAGCCTCAGCCTTGTACTTCGCCATCCGCCAACAGGGTCGCCCGACGGACCCGGTCATCTGGTGTCGTGCTCAGGGATAG
- a CDS encoding FdhF/YdeP family oxidoreductase — protein sequence MSKIGKPKVERYDAPSGGWGSARSVTEIVLRERVPLKSGALLAKQNKHGGFGCVSCAWAKPGKPHPLEFCENGAKATAWEVTSKRCGPEFFAQHSLSELRGWRDHDLEEVGRLTHPLRYDAASDRYRRVSWAEAFADIGAELKALDPDSVIFYASGRAALETSYLYQLYARLYGTNNLPDSSNMCHESTSVALPKSIGVTVGTVTLNDFAQADCLLFFGQNPGSNSPRMLHDLQEARKRGAPIITFNPLRERGLETFVNPQSPVEMLSDHPTQISTQYHQLKPGGDIAALAGMCKALLAADDDAREQGRPAVLDHAFIAEHCHGFADFCEWLQRQEWPQLERQSGLTRSALEAAAAVYGRCQKVIGIYGMGLTQHRHGVETIQMLTNLLLMRGNIGKPGAGICPVRGHSNVQGQRTVGITEKPELAPLDQLGERFGFTPPQDKGRNTVEACEGIIDGSVKAFISLGGNFLRAIPETSLMEPAWRTLRLSVQIATKLNRNHLVPADKTYLLPCLGRTEIDRQNGVEQAHSTEDSTGCIHGWRGVAEPPEGDLLSEPAIVAGLAKATLPDNPKVTWDAWVADYGLIRDEIALSFPEIFHDFNARLWEVGGFHRPLPAAKREWKTETGKANLIVPRSLEENPDMPAAGRDVLTLMTLRSNDQFNTTIYGYHDRFRGVKGTRAVLLMNRNDIERLGLAEGDKVQVSTVADDGVRREVGPLRVTPYNIPEGACGGYYPECNALIPLWHHAEESKVPAAKAIPVRLNKLIAANDGSFPVEPAGYGAQQ from the coding sequence ATGAGCAAGATCGGCAAACCCAAGGTTGAACGCTATGACGCCCCTTCCGGCGGCTGGGGCTCGGCCCGTTCGGTGACCGAGATCGTGCTACGCGAGCGGGTGCCGCTGAAATCGGGCGCCCTGCTCGCCAAGCAGAACAAGCACGGCGGCTTCGGCTGCGTGAGCTGCGCCTGGGCCAAGCCGGGCAAGCCCCATCCGCTGGAATTCTGCGAGAACGGCGCCAAGGCTACTGCCTGGGAGGTCACCAGCAAGAGATGCGGGCCGGAGTTCTTCGCCCAGCATTCGCTGAGCGAATTGCGCGGCTGGCGTGACCACGATCTGGAAGAGGTTGGTCGGCTGACCCATCCGTTGCGCTACGACGCCGCCAGCGACCGCTATCGCCGGGTCAGCTGGGCCGAGGCCTTCGCCGACATCGGCGCCGAACTCAAGGCGCTGGATCCGGACTCGGTTATCTTCTATGCCTCCGGCCGCGCCGCGCTGGAAACCTCCTACCTCTATCAGCTCTACGCGCGCCTGTACGGCACCAACAACCTGCCGGACAGCTCCAACATGTGCCATGAGAGCACCTCGGTAGCCCTGCCCAAGAGCATCGGCGTGACCGTGGGCACCGTGACCCTGAATGACTTCGCCCAGGCCGATTGCCTGCTGTTCTTCGGCCAGAATCCGGGCAGCAACAGTCCGCGGATGCTGCACGACCTGCAAGAAGCCCGTAAGCGCGGCGCGCCCATCATCACCTTCAACCCCTTGCGCGAACGCGGTCTGGAAACCTTCGTCAATCCGCAGTCGCCGGTGGAGATGCTCAGCGATCACCCCACCCAGATCAGCACCCAGTATCACCAGCTCAAACCGGGTGGCGATATCGCCGCCCTAGCCGGCATGTGCAAGGCGCTCCTGGCCGCCGATGACGACGCCCGCGAGCAGGGCCGCCCTGCCGTGCTCGACCATGCCTTCATCGCCGAGCACTGCCACGGTTTCGCCGACTTCTGCGAGTGGCTGCAGCGCCAGGAATGGCCGCAGTTGGAGCGGCAGTCGGGTCTCACCCGTAGCGCCCTGGAAGCGGCGGCCGCCGTCTACGGTCGTTGCCAGAAGGTCATCGGCATCTATGGCATGGGCCTGACCCAACACCGCCATGGCGTGGAAACCATCCAGATGCTGACCAACCTGCTGCTCATGCGCGGCAATATCGGCAAGCCCGGCGCCGGCATATGCCCGGTACGCGGCCACTCCAACGTCCAGGGCCAGCGCACCGTGGGCATCACCGAGAAGCCGGAACTGGCGCCGCTGGACCAGCTCGGTGAACGCTTCGGCTTCACTCCACCGCAGGACAAGGGCCGCAATACCGTGGAAGCCTGCGAAGGCATCATCGACGGCTCGGTGAAGGCCTTCATCAGCCTGGGTGGCAACTTCCTGCGGGCCATTCCCGAGACCAGTCTGATGGAGCCGGCCTGGCGTACCCTGCGGCTGTCGGTACAGATCGCTACCAAGCTCAATCGCAATCACCTGGTACCGGCGGACAAGACCTACCTGCTGCCCTGCCTCGGTCGGACCGAGATAGATCGCCAGAATGGCGTGGAACAGGCCCACAGCACCGAGGATAGCACCGGTTGCATCCACGGCTGGCGTGGCGTGGCCGAGCCGCCCGAAGGCGACCTGCTGTCCGAACCGGCCATCGTCGCCGGCCTGGCCAAGGCCACCCTGCCGGACAATCCCAAGGTGACCTGGGATGCCTGGGTCGCCGACTACGGCCTGATCCGCGACGAAATCGCCCTCTCCTTCCCGGAGATCTTCCACGACTTCAATGCGCGGCTCTGGGAGGTAGGAGGTTTCCATCGTCCGCTGCCCGCAGCCAAGCGCGAATGGAAGACCGAGACCGGCAAGGCCAATCTCATCGTGCCGCGCAGCCTGGAAGAAAATCCGGACATGCCCGCCGCTGGACGCGATGTCCTGACGCTGATGACGCTGCGCAGCAACGACCAGTTCAACACCACCATCTACGGCTATCACGATCGTTTCCGTGGCGTGAAGGGTACCCGAGCGGTGCTGCTGATGAACCGCAACGACATCGAACGCCTGGGCCTCGCCGAGGGCGACAAGGTGCAGGTATCGACGGTAGCCGATGATGGCGTACGTCGTGAGGTTGGCCCGTTGCGCGTCACGCCCTACAACATCCCGGAAGGCGCCTGCGGTGGCTACTATCCCGAATGCAACGCCCTGATCCCGCTCTGGCACCATGCCGAAGAGAGCAAAGTCCCGGCCGCCAAGGCCATTCCGGTCCGGTTGAACAAGCTGATCGCAGCGAACGACGGTAGCTTTCCGGTGGAGCCCGCAGGTTATGGCGCCCAGCAATGA
- the rarD gene encoding EamA family transporter RarD has translation MSALRQGYALGLTAYGLWGLFPLFFKLLAALPSLEILFQRILWSALFSALLLLVWRHPGWWVELRAHPRRLAWLALSGALVASNWLVYIWAVNNAHVVEASLGYYINPLVNILLALVILGERLRPLQWLAVGLAVLGVGQQLWTLGQLPWVSLALALTFAFYGLVRRQTPVAALPGMVVESWLLVPVALVALPLLTPGVSLQPEIWHSSLGLLIVLAGPVTLIPLLCFNAAARKLPYSTLGFLQYLAPTLVLIQAVWLYGEPFPRERLFAFLCIWLGLAVFSFDLWRASRRLKAR, from the coding sequence ATGTCTGCCTTGCGCCAGGGCTACGCCCTGGGTCTCACTGCCTACGGGTTGTGGGGCTTGTTTCCGTTGTTCTTCAAATTGCTGGCGGCGTTGCCGTCCCTCGAAATCCTGTTCCAGCGCATTCTCTGGTCCGCGCTGTTCAGCGCCCTGTTGCTGCTGGTCTGGCGGCACCCTGGCTGGTGGGTGGAACTACGCGCCCATCCGCGCCGCCTGGCGTGGCTGGCGCTGTCCGGCGCGCTGGTCGCTAGCAACTGGCTGGTCTACATCTGGGCGGTCAATAACGCCCATGTGGTCGAGGCCAGCCTGGGCTACTACATCAATCCGCTGGTCAACATCCTGCTCGCCCTGGTGATCCTGGGCGAGCGGCTGCGCCCCCTGCAATGGCTCGCCGTGGGCCTGGCGGTGCTGGGAGTTGGCCAGCAACTCTGGACCCTGGGACAACTGCCCTGGGTCTCCCTGGCCTTGGCCCTGACCTTCGCCTTCTACGGCCTGGTCCGGCGCCAGACGCCGGTGGCCGCCCTGCCAGGCATGGTAGTGGAGAGCTGGCTGCTGGTGCCGGTCGCCCTGGTCGCCCTGCCGCTGCTGACCCCGGGTGTGAGCCTGCAACCGGAAATCTGGCACTCGTCCCTGGGCCTGCTGATCGTGCTGGCCGGCCCGGTCACCCTGATTCCCTTGCTGTGCTTCAACGCCGCGGCGCGCAAGCTGCCCTATTCGACCCTGGGCTTTTTGCAGTACCTCGCCCCGACCCTGGTACTGATCCAGGCGGTCTGGCTCTATGGCGAGCCCTTCCCGCGCGAGCGGCTGTTCGCCTTCCTCTGCATCTGGCTGGGCCTGGCGGTCTTCAGCTTCGATCTCTGGCGCGCCAGTCGGCGCCTGAAGGCCAGATAG
- a CDS encoding NAD(P)-dependent oxidoreductase: protein MTSIALLGATGNVGSRLLDEALTRGHRVTALVRDPARLAPRTGLTVATGDVTHSDTAQALAGHEVLISSLRFADVPPATLIDFARASGIPRLLIVGGAASLSLPDGTRLFDAPAFPAEYRSEAGAGIATLEALREVNDLDWVFVSPQMVFFPGERTGHFRLGTDALLFDAAGDSRISYEDFAVALLDEVERPVHHRTRFTVGY, encoded by the coding sequence ATGACCTCCATCGCTCTACTCGGCGCCACCGGCAATGTCGGCAGCCGCCTGCTCGACGAAGCCCTCACCCGTGGTCACCGGGTCACCGCCCTGGTACGCGACCCTGCCCGCCTCGCGCCCCGGACCGGCCTGACGGTGGCTACCGGCGACGTCACCCACAGTGACACCGCCCAGGCCCTCGCCGGTCATGAGGTATTGATCAGCAGCCTGAGATTCGCCGACGTCCCCCCGGCGACGCTCATCGATTTCGCCCGCGCCTCGGGTATCCCGCGCCTGCTGATCGTGGGTGGCGCCGCCAGCCTGAGCCTGCCGGACGGCACGCGTCTCTTCGATGCGCCGGCCTTCCCGGCGGAATATCGCAGCGAGGCCGGTGCCGGCATCGCTACCCTGGAGGCACTGCGGGAGGTCAACGACCTCGACTGGGTCTTCGTCAGTCCGCAGATGGTCTTCTTCCCCGGCGAGCGGACCGGCCACTTCCGCCTGGGCACCGACGCCCTGCTATTCGATGCCGCTGGCGACAGCCGGATCTCCTACGAAGACTTCGCCGTGGCCCTGCTGGACGAAGTCGAGCGACCCGTGCATCACCGCACTCGCTTCACCGTCGGCTACTGA
- a CDS encoding tRNA (cytidine(34)-2'-O)-methyltransferase — protein sequence MFDIILYQPEIPPNTGNVIRLCAITGCRLHLIEPLGFALDDKKLRRAGLDYHEWSTVRTHASLAACIADLQPPRLLAFTTKASHPFTEIAYAPGDALLFGPESRGLPAEVLESLPPEQRLRLPMLPNRRSLNLSNTVAVAVYEGWRQLGFAAPPG from the coding sequence ATGTTCGACATCATCCTCTACCAACCGGAAATTCCGCCCAATACCGGCAACGTCATTCGCCTCTGTGCCATCACCGGCTGCCGCCTGCACCTGATCGAGCCGCTGGGCTTCGCGCTGGACGACAAGAAGCTGCGTCGTGCCGGCTTGGACTACCACGAGTGGTCCACGGTGCGGACCCACGCCAGTCTCGCGGCCTGTATAGCAGATTTGCAGCCGCCCCGACTGCTCGCCTTCACCACCAAGGCCAGCCATCCCTTCACCGAGATCGCCTATGCACCGGGCGATGCCCTGCTGTTCGGTCCTGAGAGTCGGGGGCTGCCAGCCGAGGTGTTGGAGTCGCTACCGCCCGAGCAGCGGCTGCGCCTGCCGATGTTGCCCAACCGGCGCAGCCTCAATCTATCCAACACCGTGGCCGTGGCCGTTTACGAAGGTTGGCGCCAACTGGGCTTCGCCGCACCGCCGGGCTGA
- a CDS encoding rhodanese-like domain-containing protein gives MEFLGRVVEFATHHPLLVAAFIAIVALMLFNETRRGGRSLSTGELTALLNREEGVVVDIRPSKDFAAGHIVGALNIAQEKVASSLSLLEKHKAKTLIVVDSAGQQAGAVCGDLQKAGFTAARLNGGIATWRAENLPLVK, from the coding sequence ATGGAATTTCTCGGTCGGGTGGTCGAATTCGCCACCCATCATCCGCTTCTCGTCGCTGCCTTCATCGCCATCGTCGCCCTGATGCTGTTCAACGAAACCCGTCGCGGTGGGCGCAGTCTCTCCACCGGTGAACTCACCGCGCTGCTCAACCGCGAGGAAGGCGTGGTGGTCGACATCCGCCCCAGCAAGGATTTCGCCGCCGGGCATATCGTCGGTGCCCTGAACATCGCTCAGGAGAAAGTCGCCAGCAGCTTGTCTCTACTGGAAAAGCACAAGGCCAAGACCCTGATCGTGGTGGACAGTGCCGGCCAGCAGGCGGGCGCTGTGTGCGGCGATCTGCAGAAGGCCGGCTTCACCGCCGCTCGTCTGAATGGCGGTATCGCCACCTGGCGCGCAGAGAACCTGCCGCTGGTGAAGTGA
- the glnL gene encoding nitrogen regulation protein NR(II), whose translation MPTDVIHRLLLDNLTTAVILLDAELRLEYMNPAAEMLLAISGQRSHGQFISELFTESPEALQALRQAVDHAHPFTKREALLVSTSGNSLTVDYAVTPILDRHNTLLLLEVHPRDRLLRITKEEAQLSKQETTKLLVRGLAHEIKNPLGGIRGAAQLLARELPEESLKDYTNVIIEEADRLRNLVDRMLGSNKLPKLAITNVHEVLERVCSLVEAESQGLINLVRDYDPSIPDLMIDREQMIQAVLNIVRNAMQAISQQNELRLGRVTLRTRTLRQFTIGHHRHRLVCKVEITDNGPGIPPDLQETIFYPMVSGRPDGTGLGLAITQNIITQHQGLIECESHPGHTAFSIFLPLE comes from the coding sequence ATGCCTACCGACGTCATCCATCGACTCCTGCTCGACAACCTTACGACCGCGGTCATCCTGCTGGATGCGGAGTTGCGGCTGGAGTACATGAATCCGGCGGCCGAGATGCTGCTGGCCATCAGCGGCCAGCGCAGTCACGGTCAGTTCATCAGCGAACTCTTCACCGAATCGCCCGAGGCCCTGCAGGCGCTGCGCCAGGCGGTGGATCATGCCCACCCCTTCACCAAGCGCGAGGCTTTGCTGGTTTCCACCTCGGGCAACAGCCTGACGGTGGACTACGCGGTGACGCCCATCCTGGACCGCCACAACACCCTGCTGCTGCTGGAAGTCCATCCGCGCGACCGCCTGCTGCGCATCACCAAGGAAGAGGCGCAACTCTCCAAGCAGGAGACCACCAAGCTGCTGGTGCGCGGCCTGGCCCACGAGATCAAGAATCCCCTGGGCGGCATCCGTGGCGCCGCCCAGTTGCTGGCCCGAGAGCTGCCCGAGGAATCCCTCAAGGACTACACCAACGTCATCATCGAGGAAGCGGACCGCCTGCGGAATCTGGTCGACCGCATGCTCGGTTCCAACAAGCTGCCCAAGCTCGCCATCACCAACGTGCACGAGGTGCTCGAGCGGGTCTGCAGCCTGGTGGAAGCGGAAAGCCAGGGGTTGATCAACCTGGTGCGTGACTACGACCCAAGCATTCCCGACCTGATGATCGATCGCGAACAGATGATCCAGGCCGTGCTCAACATCGTGCGCAACGCCATGCAGGCCATCTCCCAGCAGAACGAGCTGCGCCTGGGCCGAGTCACCCTGAGAACTCGCACCCTGCGCCAGTTCACCATCGGCCACCACCGCCATCGCCTGGTGTGCAAGGTGGAGATCACCGACAACGGTCCGGGCATTCCCCCGGACCTGCAGGAAACCATCTTCTATCCCATGGTCAGCGGCCGCCCCGACGGCACCGGCCTGGGACTCGCCATTACCCAGAACATCATCACCCAGCACCAGGGCCTGATCGAGTGTGAAAGCCATCCCGGCCACACCGCCTTCAGCATCTTCCTGCCGCTGGAATAA
- the ntrC gene encoding nitrogen regulation protein NR(I): MSRSETVWIVDDDRSIRWVLEKALQQEGMTTVAFDSADSVMTRLGRQQPDVVISDIRMPGTSGLDLLSRIREMHPRLPVIIMTAHSDLDSAVASYQGGAFEYLPKPFDVDEAVALVKRAGQHAQEQQGFAEPAHLTRTPEIIGEAPAMQEVFRAIGRLSHSNITVLINGESGTGKELVAHALHRHSPRAAAPFIALNMAAIPKDLMESELFGHEKGAFTGAAAQRRGRFEQADGGTLFLDEIGDMPADTQTRLLRVLADGEFYRVGGHTPVKVDVRIIAATHQNLEGLVREGKFREDLFHRLNVIRIHIPRLADRREDIPALARHFLARAAQELAVEPKTLRGETEEYMKGLPWQGNVRQLENTCRWITVMASSREVLIDDLPPELLNQPQDAAPAANWEQALRQWADQALTRGQSSLLDNAVPAFERIMIETALKHTAGRRRDAAVLLGWGRNTLTRKIKELGMKVDGPDEDGED, translated from the coding sequence ATGAGCCGTTCGGAGACCGTCTGGATCGTCGACGACGACCGTTCCATCCGCTGGGTCCTGGAAAAAGCCCTGCAACAAGAAGGCATGACCACCGTCGCCTTCGACAGCGCCGACAGCGTCATGACCCGCCTCGGTCGCCAGCAACCGGACGTGGTGATCTCGGACATCCGCATGCCCGGCACCAGCGGCCTGGACCTGCTGTCGCGCATCCGCGAGATGCACCCGCGCCTGCCGGTCATCATCATGACCGCCCATTCCGACCTGGACAGCGCCGTGGCCTCCTACCAGGGCGGCGCCTTCGAGTACCTGCCCAAGCCGTTCGACGTCGACGAGGCCGTGGCTTTGGTCAAGCGCGCCGGGCAGCACGCCCAGGAGCAACAGGGCTTCGCCGAGCCGGCGCACCTGACCCGCACCCCCGAGATCATCGGCGAGGCGCCGGCGATGCAGGAGGTGTTCCGCGCCATCGGCCGGCTCTCGCATTCCAACATCACCGTACTGATCAACGGCGAATCCGGTACCGGCAAGGAACTGGTCGCCCACGCCCTGCACCGCCACAGCCCGCGCGCCGCGGCGCCCTTCATCGCGCTGAACATGGCCGCCATTCCCAAGGACCTGATGGAGTCCGAGCTGTTCGGTCATGAAAAGGGCGCCTTCACCGGCGCCGCCGCCCAGCGCCGTGGCCGCTTCGAGCAGGCCGACGGCGGCACCCTGTTCCTCGACGAGATCGGCGACATGCCGGCCGACACCCAGACCCGCCTGCTGCGGGTGCTGGCCGATGGCGAGTTCTATCGTGTCGGCGGCCACACCCCGGTCAAGGTGGACGTGCGCATCATCGCCGCCACCCACCAGAACCTCGAAGGCCTGGTGCGCGAGGGCAAGTTCCGCGAGGACCTCTTCCATCGCCTCAACGTCATCCGCATCCATATCCCGCGCCTGGCCGATCGCCGCGAGGACATCCCCGCCCTCGCCCGCCACTTCCTGGCGCGTGCCGCCCAGGAATTGGCCGTGGAGCCCAAGACCCTACGCGGCGAGACCGAGGAATACATGAAGGGCCTGCCCTGGCAGGGCAACGTGCGCCAGCTGGAGAACACCTGCCGCTGGATCACGGTGATGGCCTCCAGCCGCGAAGTCCTGATCGACGACCTGCCGCCCGAGCTGCTCAACCAGCCCCAGGACGCCGCTCCCGCCGCCAACTGGGAACAGGCCCTGCGGCAATGGGCCGACCAGGCCCTCACCCGCGGCCAGTCCAGCCTGCTGGACAATGCCGTACCGGCCTTCGAACGCATCATGATCGAGACCGCGCTCAAGCACACCGCCGGCCGCCGCCGTGATGCCGCCGTGCTGCTCGGTTGGGGGCGCAATACCTTGACGCGCAAGATCAAGGAATTGGGCATGAAGGTGGACGGGCCGGATGAGGATGGGGAGGACTGA
- the grxC gene encoding glutaredoxin 3 has protein sequence MTDVVIYTSAWCPYCHRAKHLLDRKNVAYREISVDGQPALRSEMARKAGRTSVPQIWVGTTHVGGCDDLYALDRSGRLDPLLSA, from the coding sequence ATGACCGACGTCGTCATCTATACCAGTGCCTGGTGTCCCTATTGCCATCGTGCCAAGCACCTGCTCGATCGCAAGAATGTGGCCTACCGGGAGATTTCCGTCGATGGCCAACCGGCCCTGCGCAGCGAAATGGCCCGCAAGGCCGGCCGCACCAGCGTGCCGCAGATCTGGGTCGGCACTACCCACGTCGGCGGTTGCGATGATCTCTATGCCCTAGACCGAAGCGGACGCCTCGATCCGCTGTTGTCCGCCTGA